One Aerococcus urinaeequi DNA segment encodes these proteins:
- the recN gene encoding DNA repair protein RecN, whose translation MLQHLTIKNFAIIEDLTIDFDTGMTVLTGETGAGKSIIIDAVGLLVGGRGSTDFIRYGSDKFDLRGIFYMPDLSEEGRNMLADNDIPFDDAQLMIVRQLDINGKNTIKVNGVSMTVSMLKALGTHIVDIHGQNEHQSLMNTSNHIHLLDHFAKHEIAPKLASYQEAYVTYQTAKKQLDSQNLNEQEAAQRVDLLKFQINEIESANLQVGEDQALISERDQLQNFQKIADALGASNNLLSNADLNIIDLVGQVVGELETIRDFDTTYSEFYEQTTGTYYALQDLASSISDQVDQLHYDPNRLDDIIERLAVYKNLTRKYGDDTEAVLIYLDKVKEELKQIENRESNQQKLKDAVKKAQANALALAEELSKSRKSATAGLVTAIEGQMQALYMEKAKFRVDMLTLDELGPYGIDDVAFMIATNLGEPFKPLVKVASGGELSRLMLAMKTIFQNASGVTAIIFDEVDTGVSGRVAQAIATKMFEIALKAQVLCITHLPQVASMADHQLFISKDENSNRTYTNVRLLTNEERIDEVARMLTGSNITAVAKQAAAEQIEEDRQFKANLR comes from the coding sequence ATGCTTCAGCATCTTACAATTAAAAATTTTGCAATTATAGAAGATTTAACAATTGATTTTGATACAGGCATGACTGTCCTAACTGGTGAAACAGGTGCCGGGAAGTCCATTATTATTGATGCTGTTGGCTTATTAGTCGGTGGTCGTGGATCAACAGACTTCATTCGCTATGGTAGCGATAAATTTGACCTTCGGGGGATCTTTTACATGCCTGATTTATCTGAAGAAGGTCGCAATATGTTGGCTGATAATGACATTCCTTTCGATGATGCCCAATTAATGATTGTCCGTCAGTTAGATATCAATGGTAAAAATACAATCAAAGTTAATGGCGTATCCATGACTGTTAGCATGCTCAAAGCTTTAGGTACGCACATTGTAGATATTCATGGGCAAAATGAGCACCAGTCTTTAATGAACACAAGCAATCATATTCATTTGCTAGACCATTTTGCTAAGCATGAAATTGCTCCTAAACTAGCTAGCTACCAAGAAGCTTATGTAACTTATCAAACTGCGAAAAAGCAATTAGATAGTCAAAATCTAAACGAGCAAGAAGCTGCCCAACGCGTTGATTTATTAAAATTCCAAATCAATGAAATTGAATCGGCGAATTTACAAGTGGGTGAAGACCAAGCTTTAATTAGTGAACGTGATCAATTACAAAACTTTCAAAAAATTGCTGATGCCTTAGGTGCCAGCAATAATTTGCTGTCTAATGCTGATTTGAATATTATCGATTTAGTCGGTCAGGTTGTTGGTGAACTTGAAACCATACGTGACTTTGACACGACCTATAGTGAATTTTACGAACAAACAACGGGAACTTATTATGCCTTACAGGATTTAGCCTCAAGTATTTCAGACCAGGTAGATCAACTGCATTATGATCCGAATCGTTTGGATGACATTATTGAACGATTAGCGGTATATAAAAATCTGACTCGTAAATATGGGGACGATACTGAAGCCGTGCTAATCTATCTGGATAAGGTGAAAGAAGAGTTGAAGCAAATTGAAAACCGTGAGTCGAATCAACAAAAATTAAAGGATGCAGTAAAAAAAGCGCAAGCAAATGCATTAGCATTAGCAGAAGAATTATCTAAGAGTAGAAAATCTGCAACAGCAGGTTTAGTGACGGCCATTGAAGGACAGATGCAGGCGCTCTATATGGAGAAAGCCAAGTTCCGCGTGGATATGTTAACCCTGGATGAATTAGGACCCTATGGGATTGATGATGTCGCCTTTATGATCGCCACTAACCTTGGTGAGCCATTTAAGCCGCTTGTTAAGGTCGCATCAGGCGGGGAGTTATCTCGATTGATGTTAGCAATGAAAACTATTTTCCAAAATGCATCAGGGGTAACAGCAATTATCTTTGATGAGGTGGATACGGGGGTATCTGGACGTGTGGCTCAGGCTATTGCAACCAAAATGTTTGAAATTGCCCTTAAGGCTCAGGTATTATGTATTACGCATTTACCGCAAGTAGCATCGATGGCAGACCACCAATTGTTCATCTCTAAAGATGAAAACAGCAACCGTACCTACACAAATGTACGATTACTAACAAATGAAGAACGGATAGACGAAGTCGCAAGAATGCTGACGGGTTCTAATATTACGGCAGTTGCAAAGCAAGCAGCGGCTGAACAAATTGAAGAGGACCGACAATTTAAAGCGAACCTTCGCTAA
- a CDS encoding polyprenyl synthetase family protein: MDATFFMENQLLALDEAILKSVDQFGHAQPDQLKESMVYSLNTGGKRIRPMLLLATLKALNADIETGLNTAIALEYIHTYSLIHDDLPAMDNDDYRRGKPTNHKAFDEATAILAGDSLLTDAFALIADDSKIENTETKLKLIAELSKAAGSTGMIAGQIMDVESEGKQINLHSLQNIHKRKTGELIRYAIFAGGQIAEASSEVVALLDDFAWTYGIAYQIQNDLQEVMWTDQARGKLNHSDADLNKNTYPSIMGTNGALTALSDKIESCKSILNQIQAIQPAFDVELLAGFLKYLKI; the protein is encoded by the coding sequence ATGGATGCAACTTTTTTTATGGAAAACCAATTACTAGCCTTAGACGAAGCTATTCTGAAGTCTGTTGACCAATTCGGTCACGCCCAGCCTGATCAATTGAAAGAATCAATGGTTTATTCATTAAATACAGGTGGCAAACGCATTCGACCAATGTTATTGTTGGCTACTTTAAAAGCGCTGAACGCTGACATTGAAACAGGGTTAAATACAGCTATTGCCTTAGAGTATATCCATACGTATTCTTTAATTCACGATGACCTACCAGCAATGGACAATGATGATTACCGCCGGGGTAAACCGACTAACCATAAAGCCTTTGATGAAGCGACAGCTATTCTTGCTGGCGACTCATTGCTAACGGATGCATTTGCCTTAATTGCAGATGACTCAAAAATCGAAAATACAGAAACAAAATTAAAATTAATTGCGGAATTGTCAAAGGCAGCCGGTTCTACCGGTATGATTGCCGGGCAAATCATGGATGTTGAGTCAGAAGGCAAGCAAATTAATTTGCATTCACTGCAAAACATCCATAAGCGCAAAACTGGTGAATTGATCCGCTATGCTATTTTTGCAGGGGGACAAATCGCTGAGGCTTCGAGTGAAGTTGTTGCCTTATTAGATGACTTCGCTTGGACATATGGGATTGCTTACCAAATCCAAAATGACTTGCAAGAAGTGATGTGGACGGATCAAGCGCGAGGTAAATTGAACCATTCAGATGCAGATCTAAATAAAAATACTTACCCGTCAATAATGGGTACTAATGGTGCCTTGACGGCATTATCTGATAAAATAGAATCATGTAAAAGTATATTAAATCAAATTCAGGCAATTCAACCAGCATTTGACGTAGAATTATTAGCTGGCTTCTTGAAATACTTAAAAATTTAA
- a CDS encoding exodeoxyribonuclease VII small subunit has translation MAIDTSKLSFEEALEKLEAIVNQLQSGDIKLEESMDAFQDGMILSKYCSQTLENAEETMTKLMTESGQLEAFEEPTSQGDQ, from the coding sequence ATGGCTATCGATACCTCAAAATTATCGTTTGAAGAAGCGTTAGAAAAACTAGAAGCAATTGTCAATCAATTACAATCTGGCGATATCAAATTAGAAGAATCAATGGACGCTTTTCAAGACGGCATGATTCTAAGCAAATATTGCAGCCAAACTTTAGAAAACGCTGAAGAAACAATGACAAAATTGATGACAGAAAGTGGTCAATTAGAAGCATTTGAAGAACCAACGAGTCAAGGTGACCAATAA
- the miaA gene encoding tRNA (adenosine(37)-N6)-dimethylallyltransferase MiaA has product MKPKMIVIAGPTGVGKTSLSLKLAKAFNGEIINGDSMQIYQNLNIGTATPTESEQAVAVHHLVSYVRVDEEYSVSRFKEDAKSAMEAILAKGKVPILVGGTGLYLESFIYDLSLGGKDLEHPEFRAQMETLAKMEGNDAVYQKLVDLDPKAADQIHPNNLRRVIRALEVGTFSDRLFSDQSETHANHVSPYDLLIIALNTDRQVLYERINMRVDDMVNQGLIEETKWLLAQNLAEDQQSMKAIGYKELFPYIRGEMPLELALEDLKQNSRRYAKRQITWIRNRLTDAHWLDLVTHPENLQQVLKLVEDFLNATSLP; this is encoded by the coding sequence ATGAAGCCTAAGATGATAGTGATTGCTGGGCCTACGGGTGTAGGGAAGACCAGTTTATCTTTAAAATTAGCCAAAGCATTTAATGGCGAAATTATTAACGGTGATTCCATGCAAATCTACCAAAATTTAAATATTGGAACGGCGACCCCGACTGAAAGTGAGCAAGCTGTGGCAGTGCATCATTTAGTTTCCTATGTTAGAGTGGATGAAGAATATTCAGTTTCCCGCTTTAAAGAGGATGCTAAGTCGGCTATGGAGGCGATTTTGGCAAAAGGAAAAGTCCCTATATTAGTTGGGGGAACGGGTTTATACCTAGAATCCTTTATATATGACTTATCCTTAGGTGGTAAAGATTTGGAACATCCTGAATTTCGTGCGCAAATGGAAACGTTAGCGAAAATGGAAGGGAATGATGCAGTCTACCAGAAATTGGTTGACTTAGACCCTAAAGCAGCAGACCAAATTCACCCCAATAATTTACGTAGAGTCATTCGTGCTTTAGAAGTTGGGACTTTTTCGGACCGGCTGTTTTCAGACCAATCGGAAACGCATGCAAATCATGTGTCGCCTTATGATTTGTTGATTATCGCTTTAAATACGGACCGACAAGTCTTATACGAAAGAATCAATATGCGGGTCGATGATATGGTCAACCAAGGGCTTATTGAAGAAACGAAATGGTTGTTGGCGCAAAACTTAGCTGAGGATCAACAATCAATGAAAGCTATCGGCTATAAGGAATTATTTCCTTATATTCGAGGTGAAATGCCACTTGAATTAGCGCTAGAAGATTTAAAGCAAAATTCAAGACGGTATGCCAAACGACAAATAACATGGATCAGAAATCGATTAACAGATGCGCATTGGCTAGATTTAGTGACGCATCCTGAGAATTTGCAGCAGGTATTAAAGCTAGTAGAAGATTTTTTGAATGCGACTAGTTTGCCTTAA
- the xseA gene encoding exodeoxyribonuclease VII large subunit: MSDKNYLTVSQLTQYIATKFEKDPYLHQVYVTGEVSNFRKRAKHQYFSLKDDHAVLSGVMFANAFNQLKFDLEDGMKVLAIGRIGVFNATGRYQLYIDHLEPDGVGALYQRYEQLKKQLTEEGLFHFDPKPIPRFPKNIAVITSPSGAVIRDIITTVKRRYPIVQLTLYPTAVQGKHAADELVKNLERVSAHGDYDTVIIGRGGGSIEDLWPFNEEKVVRAVRKMDIPIISSVGHETDTTLVDFASDQRAATPTAAAEIATPVLSEELIRIQELQARLYRAQVNRIQYLNQRLLEYQNAYIFRQPLRLYEGHQLKLKNLQAQLVQSQESHLKSQKVTVRHLDQRLNQSSPAITLGNYRTKLQYMQRQLINSQSQQVRSKEYQLQKAMSQLDLLSPLKRMSKGFAYVTSKQEPVDSITKVNIGDPLAIQLADGRITAQITGTDKKQFSKLKGES; the protein is encoded by the coding sequence TTGTCTGATAAGAATTATTTAACCGTTAGCCAGTTAACGCAATATATTGCAACCAAGTTTGAAAAGGACCCTTATTTACATCAGGTCTACGTAACAGGTGAAGTATCAAATTTTAGAAAACGCGCTAAACATCAGTATTTCTCCTTAAAGGATGATCATGCAGTATTATCTGGGGTCATGTTTGCCAATGCTTTTAACCAGCTGAAATTTGATTTAGAAGACGGAATGAAAGTCTTAGCAATCGGTCGTATCGGTGTTTTTAATGCGACTGGGCGTTACCAGTTGTATATTGACCACCTTGAGCCAGATGGTGTGGGTGCTCTTTACCAACGCTATGAGCAATTAAAGAAACAGTTAACTGAAGAAGGCCTTTTTCATTTTGATCCGAAGCCGATTCCAAGATTTCCAAAAAATATCGCAGTCATTACTTCGCCATCAGGTGCTGTAATTAGAGATATCATTACAACCGTTAAGCGTCGGTACCCGATCGTGCAATTGACCTTGTACCCAACCGCAGTCCAAGGCAAGCACGCTGCCGACGAACTGGTGAAGAATTTAGAACGGGTGTCCGCACACGGTGACTATGATACAGTGATTATCGGCCGTGGTGGTGGATCGATTGAAGACTTGTGGCCTTTCAACGAGGAGAAGGTCGTTCGTGCCGTCCGCAAAATGGACATTCCTATTATTTCATCAGTCGGCCATGAAACGGATACAACCCTCGTTGACTTTGCCAGCGATCAAAGAGCAGCCACACCAACAGCTGCTGCAGAAATTGCTACACCGGTATTGTCAGAGGAGTTGATTCGCATTCAAGAATTGCAAGCGCGATTATATCGAGCACAAGTTAATCGTATACAATATTTAAATCAGCGATTACTTGAATATCAAAATGCTTATATATTCCGCCAACCATTGCGGTTATATGAAGGCCACCAATTAAAATTAAAGAACTTACAGGCACAACTGGTTCAGTCGCAAGAAAGCCACTTGAAATCTCAAAAAGTTACCGTACGGCACTTAGACCAAAGGTTAAACCAATCTTCTCCTGCAATTACATTAGGCAATTACCGTACAAAATTACAATACATGCAGCGCCAATTGATTAATAGCCAAAGCCAACAGGTAAGGTCTAAGGAATATCAATTGCAAAAAGCGATGTCACAACTGGATCTTTTATCACCCCTAAAAAGGATGAGCAAAGGTTTTGCTTATGTGACAAGTAAACAAGAACCGGTAGATTCCATTACAAAAGTGAATATTGGTGATCCACTAGCCATTCAATTAGCAGATGGCCGTATTACCGCGCAAATTACTGGAACAGACAAGAAACAATTTTCTAAATTAAAAGGAGAATCATAA
- a CDS encoding TlyA family RNA methyltransferase: MEKERADILVVRQGLADSREKAKRFIMAGQIYTEKALRVDKPGEKLPVTTQLTLKGEDVPYVSRGGFKLVKAMESFDIDFTEKKVLDIGSSTGGFTDVALQNGASMSYALDVGTNQLDWKLRSDDRVVVMEQTNFRYSKPEDFVAGQPDIATIDVSFISLDLILPPLRPILQSNGQVAALVKPQFEAGKDKVGKKGIVRDKKVHRDVIEHTMQTAIGLGYDVSGLTYSPITGGTGNIEFLMLLTNTEGEPGQIDPAIDIDAVIEEAHSVFH, from the coding sequence ATGGAGAAAGAAAGAGCGGATATTTTAGTTGTTCGCCAAGGATTAGCGGATTCGCGTGAAAAGGCCAAACGATTTATTATGGCGGGACAAATTTACACTGAAAAGGCCTTACGAGTGGATAAACCGGGTGAAAAGTTACCGGTAACGACTCAATTGACTTTAAAAGGGGAAGATGTGCCATATGTATCTCGTGGGGGCTTTAAATTAGTTAAAGCCATGGAGTCTTTTGATATCGACTTTACCGAGAAGAAAGTGCTAGATATTGGCTCATCAACTGGTGGATTTACAGATGTTGCCTTACAAAATGGCGCCAGCATGTCTTACGCCCTAGACGTTGGAACCAATCAGCTTGACTGGAAACTACGTTCTGATGACCGAGTTGTGGTGATGGAACAAACAAATTTCCGTTATTCAAAGCCTGAAGACTTTGTAGCCGGACAACCGGATATCGCAACAATTGACGTATCCTTCATTTCATTAGATTTGATATTACCGCCTTTACGCCCTATTCTTCAAAGCAACGGACAAGTGGCTGCTTTAGTGAAACCACAGTTTGAAGCCGGTAAAGATAAAGTCGGTAAAAAAGGGATCGTTCGAGATAAGAAAGTCCATAGAGACGTGATTGAACATACTATGCAAACCGCAATTGGACTTGGTTACGATGTTTCAGGTTTAACCTATTCACCGATTACTGGTGGTACTGGGAATATTGAGTTTTTAATGCTACTAACGAATACAGAAGGTGAGCCTGGCCAAATTGATCCCGCAATAGATATTGATGCGGTCATCGAAGAGGCACATTCAGTATTTCATTAA